One genomic window of Centropristis striata isolate RG_2023a ecotype Rhode Island chromosome 20, C.striata_1.0, whole genome shotgun sequence includes the following:
- the LOC131993390 gene encoding apoptosis-stimulating of p53 protein 2-like isoform X2, giving the protein MRYEAKMMPMFLTVYLSNNDQHFTEVPVTPETMCRDVVELCKEPGETDCHLSEMWRGSERAVGDGERMLDVLQRWGQHRAEVRFFLRHNRALSRESGGSRGSEPKRNGVKGPPDRRMENGVATPRMDMTLAELQEMAARQQQQIEAQQQLLASKEQRLRYLKQQEQRQQQQASEQEKLQRLRENIENQETRLKKVRALKGQVEQKRLSNGKLVEEIEQMNNLFQQKQRQLVMAASKVEELSRQLELLKNGKMDNFHDNQSSVAELDRLYKELQLRNKLNQDQNSKLQQQREGLNKRNLEVAAMDKRISELRDRLWKKKAALQQKENLPNGYPGKERASKDTHLQVPSDGQAGQQSGPSRVAAVGPYIQSSTMPRGPVRHDLLVKPAYPDGTATLPAHDPQSKAGTGLPPSKLADWGSSGPESNTNGHGPSSTLPRMSSHSNSNTEQDETELKRDRKVRPFSMFEPTEVPATSLRKNQSSDDLVRDAQSAPKAPIKVPPPVPTKPKGPGVVPYGKPGLNTGTFPKAKPHSQPPQAAQGRSPLPPSQSQTLPLPSKQDTPPAATVRPFTPELPSSKDASLSKPQTLAASSIYSMYTQQAGSGKPFHQAAVQGALNRSQTRTNGFVSVYGKPVIPSGSGLHPDNPYMDRRSPALESEVDHNGANNMGPSPSEGPQPETERIPRPLSPTKLLPFISNPYRHQSDGDLEALRKKLYNAPRPLKKRSSITEPEGPAGPNIQKLLYQKTTLAAMETVTTPTTPTYAGEAEKVAEGSLGPHVPSSLSGAENYPSDAGQSLEGGQLPSHIPGANVPVPTPAEQTKPPSASQESENIIPPPPPSHPAPKLDDAIFPPPPISGMDDVMANLPPPPPEGFLEEFPPYPPPPYPSGAEQDSLGEDTFNMKAPEVTGQVTLPPGKRTNLRKIGSERIDHSMRVKFNPLALLLDSSLEGEFDLVQRIIYEVEDPSLPNDEGITALHNAVCAGHTEIVKFLVQFGVNVNAADSDGWTPLHCAASCNNVQVCKFLVESGAAVFAMTYSDMQTAADKCEEMEEGYTQCSQFLYGVQEKMGIMNRGVVYGLWDYGGENPDELSFREGDCMTIIRREDEDEIEWWWARMGDTEGYIPRNLLGLYPRIKPRQRTLA; this is encoded by the exons ATGTTCCTGACAGTATACCTCAGTAACAATGACCAGCATTTTACTGAGGTTCCCGTTACCCCTGAGACAATGTGCCGGGACGTGGTGGAGCTGTGCAAGGAGCCGGGGGAGACAGACTGCCACCTGTCTGAGATGTGGCGTGGATCTG AGCGAGCTGTAGGTGACGGGGAGAGGATGCTGGATGTGCTCCAACGATGGGGACAACACAGGGCAGAGGTGCGCTTCTTCCTGCGTCACAATCGGGCCCTGAGCAGGGAGTCGG GTGGGTCCAGAGGCTCAGAGCCGAAGAGGAATGGAGTGAAGGGTCCCCCAGACAGAAGAATGGAGAATGGG GTGGCGACACCACGAATGGACATGACGCTAGCCGAACTACAAGAGATGGCCGCCAGACAGCAGCAACAGATAGAAGCTCAACAACAGCTCCTTGCTTCCAAG GAACAGAGGCTGCGCTACTtgaagcagcaggagcagcgtcagcagcagcaggcctctgagcaggagaagctgcagcGCCTCAGAGAGAACATCGAGAACCAGGAAACTCGGCTCAAGAAGGTCCGGGCCCTCAAGGGCCAGGTGGAGCAGAAGCGCCTAAGCAATGGCAAACTGG tggAGGAGATAGAGCAGATGAACAACCTGTTCCAGCAGAAGCAGAGACAACTTGTTATGGCTGCGTCCaaggtggaggagctcagccGACAGCTGGAGTTgcttaaaaatggcaaaatggaCAACTTCCATGACAACCAGAGCTCTGTGGCTGAACTTGACCGCCTCTACAAGGAGCTGCAg CTGAGGAACAAGCTCAACCAGGATCAAAACTctaagctgcagcagcagagagagggccTGAACAAGCGCAACCTGGAGGTGGCTGCCATGGACAAACGGATTAGTGAGCTCCGAGACCGGCTGTGGAAGAAGAAGGCAGCACTGCAGCAGAAAGAAAACTTGCCT aatGGCTATCCTGGTAAAGAGAGGGCTTCAAAAGACACTCATCTTCAG GTGCCCTCTGATGGCCAAGCTGGACAGCAGTCAGGTCCGTCTCGGGTGGCGGCAGTTGGCCCATACATCCAGTCTTCCACCATGCCCAGGGGCCCAGTGAGACACGACCTGCTTGTAAAACCAGCCTACCCAGACGGCACTGCCACCCTTCCAGCCCACGACCCGCAGAGCAAGGCCGGCACAG GCCTTCCACCATCCAAGCTGGCAGACTGGGGCTCCTCGGGTCCAGAATCCAACACAAATGGTCATGGTCCCTCTTCAACACTGCCACGAATGAGCTCTCATTCCAACTCTAACACAGAACAAG ATGAGACAGAACTGAAGAGGGACAGGAAGGTGCgtccattttccatgtttgagCCAACGGAGGTTCCCGCCACCTCCCTTCGCAAAAACCAGAGCAGTGATGACCTGGTCAGGGACGCTCAG TCTGCTCCCAAAGCTCCGATCAAGGTGCCTCCTCCTGTTCCCACTAAACCAAAAGGCCCTGGTGTTGTGCCCTACGGCAAACCAGGTCTCAACACAGGCACTTTCCCCAAAGCCAAGCCCCACAGCCAGCCGCCTCAGGCTGCCCAGGGCCGTAGCCCTCTTCCACCCTCACAGAGCCAGACACTCCCATTACCTTCCAAGCAAGACACTCCACCTGCAGCCACAGTACGGCCGTTCACCCCAGAGCTGCCCTCTTCCAAAGATGCCAGCCTGAGTAAACCCCAGACCTTAGCAGCCAGCTCCATTTACTCCATGTACACGCAGCAGGCCGGCTCAGGGAAGCCCTTCCACCAGGCTGCTGTTCAGGGCGCTCTCAACAGATCTCAGACCCGCACCAATGGATTTGTCAGTG TGTATGGTAAACCAGTGATCCCCAGTGGATCTGGTCTACATCCAGACAACCCTTACATGGACCGCCGCTCCCCTGCCCTAGAATCTGAGGTTGACCACAATGGAGCCAACAACATGGGTCCCAGCCCGTCTGAGGGCCCCCAACCAGAAACGGAGCGCATCCCCCGGCCTCTCAGCCCCACCAAGCTGCTTCCCTTCATTTCCAACCCCTACAGGCATCAGAGCGATGGCGATCTGGAAGCCCTGAGAAAGAAGCTCTACAATGCCCCGAGGCCCCTGAAGAAACGCAGCTCCATCACTGAACCAGAGGGTCCTGCAGGGCCCAACATTCAGAAACTCCTCTACCAGAAGACCACACTGGCAGCTATGGAGACTGTGACAACACCAACCACTCCCACCTACGCTGGTGAAGCAGAGAAGGTGGCGGAGGGCTCTTTGGGGCCACATGTTCCCAGCTCTCTGAGTGGTGCAGAGAACTACCCATCAGACGCAGGACAGTCTCTGGAGGGAGGTCAGCTCCCATCTCACATCCCAGGTGCTAATGTCCCCGTTCCAACTCCTGCTGAACAGACCAAACCGCCTTCAGCCTCACAAGAGAGCGAGAACATtatcccccctcctcccccatcCCATCCAGCCCCCAAGCTAGACGATGCTATTTTCCCACCACCACCAATTTCTGGCATGGACGATGTGATGGCAAACCTGCCCCCTCCACCTCCAGAAGGCTTCCTGGAAGAGTTCCCCCCCTACCCGCCACCCCCATACCCCAGTGGAGCAGAGCAGGACAGCCTGGGAGAGGACACCTTTAACATGAAGGCACCTGAGGTCACTGGACAGGTTACTCTGCCACCG GGAAAGAGGACCAACTTGCGCAAGATTGGCTCTGAACGCATCGATCACAGCATGAGAGTGAAGTTCAACCCACTGGCTCTGCTGCTGGACTCTTCTCTGGAGGGAGAGTTTGACCTGGTCCAGAGAATCATCTATGAA GTGGAGGATCCCAGTCTGCCCAACGATGAAGGCATCACTGCTCTACACAATGCTGTCTGTGCCGGACACACAGAGATTGTCAAGTTTCTGGTTCAGTTTGGCGTCAATGTCAATGCTGCTGATAGTGACGGCTG GACACCTCTACATTGTGCTGCATCCTGCAACAATGTGCAAGTGTGCAAATTTCTGGTGGAGTCTGGTGCGGCTGTGTTTGCTATGACTTACAGCGACATGCAAACGGCAGCTGATAAATGTGAAGAGATGGAGGAGGGCTACACCCAGTGCTCTCAGTTCCTCTATG GTGTGCAAGAGAAAATGGGCATCATGAACAGAGGGGTGGTTTACGGTCTGTGGGACTACGGTGGCGAAAACCCAGATGAACTGTCGTTCCGCGAGGGAGACTGCATGACCATCATCCGCAGAGAAGACGAGGATGAGATCGAGTGGTGGTGGGCACGCATGGGCGACACCGAGGGGTACATTCCCCGAAACCTCCTAGGG CTCTACCCCAGAATAAAGCCAAGACAGAGAACCCTGGCTTGA
- the LOC131993390 gene encoding apoptosis-stimulating of p53 protein 2-like isoform X1 yields MRYEAKMMPMFLTVYLSNNDQHFTEVPVTPETMCRDVVELCKEPGETDCHLSEMWRGSERAVGDGERMLDVLQRWGQHRAEVRFFLRHNRALSRESGGSRGSEPKRNGVKGPPDRRMENGVATPRMDMTLAELQEMAARQQQQIEAQQQLLASKEQRLRYLKQQEQRQQQQASEQEKLQRLRENIENQETRLKKVRALKGQVEQKRLSNGKLVEEIEQMNNLFQQKQRQLVMAASKVEELSRQLELLKNGKMDNFHDNQSSVAELDRLYKELQLRNKLNQDQNSKLQQQREGLNKRNLEVAAMDKRISELRDRLWKKKAALQQKENLPPQIPWHSEVTHANNGYPGKERASKDTHLQVPSDGQAGQQSGPSRVAAVGPYIQSSTMPRGPVRHDLLVKPAYPDGTATLPAHDPQSKAGTGLPPSKLADWGSSGPESNTNGHGPSSTLPRMSSHSNSNTEQDETELKRDRKVRPFSMFEPTEVPATSLRKNQSSDDLVRDAQSAPKAPIKVPPPVPTKPKGPGVVPYGKPGLNTGTFPKAKPHSQPPQAAQGRSPLPPSQSQTLPLPSKQDTPPAATVRPFTPELPSSKDASLSKPQTLAASSIYSMYTQQAGSGKPFHQAAVQGALNRSQTRTNGFVSVYGKPVIPSGSGLHPDNPYMDRRSPALESEVDHNGANNMGPSPSEGPQPETERIPRPLSPTKLLPFISNPYRHQSDGDLEALRKKLYNAPRPLKKRSSITEPEGPAGPNIQKLLYQKTTLAAMETVTTPTTPTYAGEAEKVAEGSLGPHVPSSLSGAENYPSDAGQSLEGGQLPSHIPGANVPVPTPAEQTKPPSASQESENIIPPPPPSHPAPKLDDAIFPPPPISGMDDVMANLPPPPPEGFLEEFPPYPPPPYPSGAEQDSLGEDTFNMKAPEVTGQVTLPPGKRTNLRKIGSERIDHSMRVKFNPLALLLDSSLEGEFDLVQRIIYEVEDPSLPNDEGITALHNAVCAGHTEIVKFLVQFGVNVNAADSDGWTPLHCAASCNNVQVCKFLVESGAAVFAMTYSDMQTAADKCEEMEEGYTQCSQFLYGVQEKMGIMNRGVVYGLWDYGGENPDELSFREGDCMTIIRREDEDEIEWWWARMGDTEGYIPRNLLGLYPRIKPRQRTLA; encoded by the exons ATGTTCCTGACAGTATACCTCAGTAACAATGACCAGCATTTTACTGAGGTTCCCGTTACCCCTGAGACAATGTGCCGGGACGTGGTGGAGCTGTGCAAGGAGCCGGGGGAGACAGACTGCCACCTGTCTGAGATGTGGCGTGGATCTG AGCGAGCTGTAGGTGACGGGGAGAGGATGCTGGATGTGCTCCAACGATGGGGACAACACAGGGCAGAGGTGCGCTTCTTCCTGCGTCACAATCGGGCCCTGAGCAGGGAGTCGG GTGGGTCCAGAGGCTCAGAGCCGAAGAGGAATGGAGTGAAGGGTCCCCCAGACAGAAGAATGGAGAATGGG GTGGCGACACCACGAATGGACATGACGCTAGCCGAACTACAAGAGATGGCCGCCAGACAGCAGCAACAGATAGAAGCTCAACAACAGCTCCTTGCTTCCAAG GAACAGAGGCTGCGCTACTtgaagcagcaggagcagcgtcagcagcagcaggcctctgagcaggagaagctgcagcGCCTCAGAGAGAACATCGAGAACCAGGAAACTCGGCTCAAGAAGGTCCGGGCCCTCAAGGGCCAGGTGGAGCAGAAGCGCCTAAGCAATGGCAAACTGG tggAGGAGATAGAGCAGATGAACAACCTGTTCCAGCAGAAGCAGAGACAACTTGTTATGGCTGCGTCCaaggtggaggagctcagccGACAGCTGGAGTTgcttaaaaatggcaaaatggaCAACTTCCATGACAACCAGAGCTCTGTGGCTGAACTTGACCGCCTCTACAAGGAGCTGCAg CTGAGGAACAAGCTCAACCAGGATCAAAACTctaagctgcagcagcagagagagggccTGAACAAGCGCAACCTGGAGGTGGCTGCCATGGACAAACGGATTAGTGAGCTCCGAGACCGGCTGTGGAAGAAGAAGGCAGCACTGCAGCAGAAAGAAAACTTGCCT CCTCAGATTCCCTGGCATTCAGAGGTCACCCATGCCAAC aatGGCTATCCTGGTAAAGAGAGGGCTTCAAAAGACACTCATCTTCAG GTGCCCTCTGATGGCCAAGCTGGACAGCAGTCAGGTCCGTCTCGGGTGGCGGCAGTTGGCCCATACATCCAGTCTTCCACCATGCCCAGGGGCCCAGTGAGACACGACCTGCTTGTAAAACCAGCCTACCCAGACGGCACTGCCACCCTTCCAGCCCACGACCCGCAGAGCAAGGCCGGCACAG GCCTTCCACCATCCAAGCTGGCAGACTGGGGCTCCTCGGGTCCAGAATCCAACACAAATGGTCATGGTCCCTCTTCAACACTGCCACGAATGAGCTCTCATTCCAACTCTAACACAGAACAAG ATGAGACAGAACTGAAGAGGGACAGGAAGGTGCgtccattttccatgtttgagCCAACGGAGGTTCCCGCCACCTCCCTTCGCAAAAACCAGAGCAGTGATGACCTGGTCAGGGACGCTCAG TCTGCTCCCAAAGCTCCGATCAAGGTGCCTCCTCCTGTTCCCACTAAACCAAAAGGCCCTGGTGTTGTGCCCTACGGCAAACCAGGTCTCAACACAGGCACTTTCCCCAAAGCCAAGCCCCACAGCCAGCCGCCTCAGGCTGCCCAGGGCCGTAGCCCTCTTCCACCCTCACAGAGCCAGACACTCCCATTACCTTCCAAGCAAGACACTCCACCTGCAGCCACAGTACGGCCGTTCACCCCAGAGCTGCCCTCTTCCAAAGATGCCAGCCTGAGTAAACCCCAGACCTTAGCAGCCAGCTCCATTTACTCCATGTACACGCAGCAGGCCGGCTCAGGGAAGCCCTTCCACCAGGCTGCTGTTCAGGGCGCTCTCAACAGATCTCAGACCCGCACCAATGGATTTGTCAGTG TGTATGGTAAACCAGTGATCCCCAGTGGATCTGGTCTACATCCAGACAACCCTTACATGGACCGCCGCTCCCCTGCCCTAGAATCTGAGGTTGACCACAATGGAGCCAACAACATGGGTCCCAGCCCGTCTGAGGGCCCCCAACCAGAAACGGAGCGCATCCCCCGGCCTCTCAGCCCCACCAAGCTGCTTCCCTTCATTTCCAACCCCTACAGGCATCAGAGCGATGGCGATCTGGAAGCCCTGAGAAAGAAGCTCTACAATGCCCCGAGGCCCCTGAAGAAACGCAGCTCCATCACTGAACCAGAGGGTCCTGCAGGGCCCAACATTCAGAAACTCCTCTACCAGAAGACCACACTGGCAGCTATGGAGACTGTGACAACACCAACCACTCCCACCTACGCTGGTGAAGCAGAGAAGGTGGCGGAGGGCTCTTTGGGGCCACATGTTCCCAGCTCTCTGAGTGGTGCAGAGAACTACCCATCAGACGCAGGACAGTCTCTGGAGGGAGGTCAGCTCCCATCTCACATCCCAGGTGCTAATGTCCCCGTTCCAACTCCTGCTGAACAGACCAAACCGCCTTCAGCCTCACAAGAGAGCGAGAACATtatcccccctcctcccccatcCCATCCAGCCCCCAAGCTAGACGATGCTATTTTCCCACCACCACCAATTTCTGGCATGGACGATGTGATGGCAAACCTGCCCCCTCCACCTCCAGAAGGCTTCCTGGAAGAGTTCCCCCCCTACCCGCCACCCCCATACCCCAGTGGAGCAGAGCAGGACAGCCTGGGAGAGGACACCTTTAACATGAAGGCACCTGAGGTCACTGGACAGGTTACTCTGCCACCG GGAAAGAGGACCAACTTGCGCAAGATTGGCTCTGAACGCATCGATCACAGCATGAGAGTGAAGTTCAACCCACTGGCTCTGCTGCTGGACTCTTCTCTGGAGGGAGAGTTTGACCTGGTCCAGAGAATCATCTATGAA GTGGAGGATCCCAGTCTGCCCAACGATGAAGGCATCACTGCTCTACACAATGCTGTCTGTGCCGGACACACAGAGATTGTCAAGTTTCTGGTTCAGTTTGGCGTCAATGTCAATGCTGCTGATAGTGACGGCTG GACACCTCTACATTGTGCTGCATCCTGCAACAATGTGCAAGTGTGCAAATTTCTGGTGGAGTCTGGTGCGGCTGTGTTTGCTATGACTTACAGCGACATGCAAACGGCAGCTGATAAATGTGAAGAGATGGAGGAGGGCTACACCCAGTGCTCTCAGTTCCTCTATG GTGTGCAAGAGAAAATGGGCATCATGAACAGAGGGGTGGTTTACGGTCTGTGGGACTACGGTGGCGAAAACCCAGATGAACTGTCGTTCCGCGAGGGAGACTGCATGACCATCATCCGCAGAGAAGACGAGGATGAGATCGAGTGGTGGTGGGCACGCATGGGCGACACCGAGGGGTACATTCCCCGAAACCTCCTAGGG CTCTACCCCAGAATAAAGCCAAGACAGAGAACCCTGGCTTGA
- the LOC131993390 gene encoding apoptosis-stimulating of p53 protein 2-like isoform X3 codes for MRYEAKMMPMFLTVYLSNNDQHFTEVPVTPETMCRDVVELCKEPGETDCHLSEMWRGSERAVGDGERMLDVLQRWGQHRAEVRFFLRHNRALSRESGGSRGSEPKRNGVKGPPDRRMENGVATPRMDMTLAELQEMAARQQQQIEAQQQLLASKEQRLRYLKQQEQRQQQQASEQEKLQRLRENIENQETRLKKVRALKGQVEQKRLSNGKLVEEIEQMNNLFQQKQRQLVMAASKVEELSRQLELLKNGKMDNFHDNQSSVAELDRLYKELQLRNKLNQDQNSKLQQQREGLNKRNLEVAAMDKRISELRDRLWKKKAALQQKENLPVPSDGQAGQQSGPSRVAAVGPYIQSSTMPRGPVRHDLLVKPAYPDGTATLPAHDPQSKAGTGLPPSKLADWGSSGPESNTNGHGPSSTLPRMSSHSNSNTEQDETELKRDRKVRPFSMFEPTEVPATSLRKNQSSDDLVRDAQSAPKAPIKVPPPVPTKPKGPGVVPYGKPGLNTGTFPKAKPHSQPPQAAQGRSPLPPSQSQTLPLPSKQDTPPAATVRPFTPELPSSKDASLSKPQTLAASSIYSMYTQQAGSGKPFHQAAVQGALNRSQTRTNGFVSVYGKPVIPSGSGLHPDNPYMDRRSPALESEVDHNGANNMGPSPSEGPQPETERIPRPLSPTKLLPFISNPYRHQSDGDLEALRKKLYNAPRPLKKRSSITEPEGPAGPNIQKLLYQKTTLAAMETVTTPTTPTYAGEAEKVAEGSLGPHVPSSLSGAENYPSDAGQSLEGGQLPSHIPGANVPVPTPAEQTKPPSASQESENIIPPPPPSHPAPKLDDAIFPPPPISGMDDVMANLPPPPPEGFLEEFPPYPPPPYPSGAEQDSLGEDTFNMKAPEVTGQVTLPPGKRTNLRKIGSERIDHSMRVKFNPLALLLDSSLEGEFDLVQRIIYEVEDPSLPNDEGITALHNAVCAGHTEIVKFLVQFGVNVNAADSDGWTPLHCAASCNNVQVCKFLVESGAAVFAMTYSDMQTAADKCEEMEEGYTQCSQFLYGVQEKMGIMNRGVVYGLWDYGGENPDELSFREGDCMTIIRREDEDEIEWWWARMGDTEGYIPRNLLGLYPRIKPRQRTLA; via the exons ATGTTCCTGACAGTATACCTCAGTAACAATGACCAGCATTTTACTGAGGTTCCCGTTACCCCTGAGACAATGTGCCGGGACGTGGTGGAGCTGTGCAAGGAGCCGGGGGAGACAGACTGCCACCTGTCTGAGATGTGGCGTGGATCTG AGCGAGCTGTAGGTGACGGGGAGAGGATGCTGGATGTGCTCCAACGATGGGGACAACACAGGGCAGAGGTGCGCTTCTTCCTGCGTCACAATCGGGCCCTGAGCAGGGAGTCGG GTGGGTCCAGAGGCTCAGAGCCGAAGAGGAATGGAGTGAAGGGTCCCCCAGACAGAAGAATGGAGAATGGG GTGGCGACACCACGAATGGACATGACGCTAGCCGAACTACAAGAGATGGCCGCCAGACAGCAGCAACAGATAGAAGCTCAACAACAGCTCCTTGCTTCCAAG GAACAGAGGCTGCGCTACTtgaagcagcaggagcagcgtcagcagcagcaggcctctgagcaggagaagctgcagcGCCTCAGAGAGAACATCGAGAACCAGGAAACTCGGCTCAAGAAGGTCCGGGCCCTCAAGGGCCAGGTGGAGCAGAAGCGCCTAAGCAATGGCAAACTGG tggAGGAGATAGAGCAGATGAACAACCTGTTCCAGCAGAAGCAGAGACAACTTGTTATGGCTGCGTCCaaggtggaggagctcagccGACAGCTGGAGTTgcttaaaaatggcaaaatggaCAACTTCCATGACAACCAGAGCTCTGTGGCTGAACTTGACCGCCTCTACAAGGAGCTGCAg CTGAGGAACAAGCTCAACCAGGATCAAAACTctaagctgcagcagcagagagagggccTGAACAAGCGCAACCTGGAGGTGGCTGCCATGGACAAACGGATTAGTGAGCTCCGAGACCGGCTGTGGAAGAAGAAGGCAGCACTGCAGCAGAAAGAAAACTTGCCT GTGCCCTCTGATGGCCAAGCTGGACAGCAGTCAGGTCCGTCTCGGGTGGCGGCAGTTGGCCCATACATCCAGTCTTCCACCATGCCCAGGGGCCCAGTGAGACACGACCTGCTTGTAAAACCAGCCTACCCAGACGGCACTGCCACCCTTCCAGCCCACGACCCGCAGAGCAAGGCCGGCACAG GCCTTCCACCATCCAAGCTGGCAGACTGGGGCTCCTCGGGTCCAGAATCCAACACAAATGGTCATGGTCCCTCTTCAACACTGCCACGAATGAGCTCTCATTCCAACTCTAACACAGAACAAG ATGAGACAGAACTGAAGAGGGACAGGAAGGTGCgtccattttccatgtttgagCCAACGGAGGTTCCCGCCACCTCCCTTCGCAAAAACCAGAGCAGTGATGACCTGGTCAGGGACGCTCAG TCTGCTCCCAAAGCTCCGATCAAGGTGCCTCCTCCTGTTCCCACTAAACCAAAAGGCCCTGGTGTTGTGCCCTACGGCAAACCAGGTCTCAACACAGGCACTTTCCCCAAAGCCAAGCCCCACAGCCAGCCGCCTCAGGCTGCCCAGGGCCGTAGCCCTCTTCCACCCTCACAGAGCCAGACACTCCCATTACCTTCCAAGCAAGACACTCCACCTGCAGCCACAGTACGGCCGTTCACCCCAGAGCTGCCCTCTTCCAAAGATGCCAGCCTGAGTAAACCCCAGACCTTAGCAGCCAGCTCCATTTACTCCATGTACACGCAGCAGGCCGGCTCAGGGAAGCCCTTCCACCAGGCTGCTGTTCAGGGCGCTCTCAACAGATCTCAGACCCGCACCAATGGATTTGTCAGTG TGTATGGTAAACCAGTGATCCCCAGTGGATCTGGTCTACATCCAGACAACCCTTACATGGACCGCCGCTCCCCTGCCCTAGAATCTGAGGTTGACCACAATGGAGCCAACAACATGGGTCCCAGCCCGTCTGAGGGCCCCCAACCAGAAACGGAGCGCATCCCCCGGCCTCTCAGCCCCACCAAGCTGCTTCCCTTCATTTCCAACCCCTACAGGCATCAGAGCGATGGCGATCTGGAAGCCCTGAGAAAGAAGCTCTACAATGCCCCGAGGCCCCTGAAGAAACGCAGCTCCATCACTGAACCAGAGGGTCCTGCAGGGCCCAACATTCAGAAACTCCTCTACCAGAAGACCACACTGGCAGCTATGGAGACTGTGACAACACCAACCACTCCCACCTACGCTGGTGAAGCAGAGAAGGTGGCGGAGGGCTCTTTGGGGCCACATGTTCCCAGCTCTCTGAGTGGTGCAGAGAACTACCCATCAGACGCAGGACAGTCTCTGGAGGGAGGTCAGCTCCCATCTCACATCCCAGGTGCTAATGTCCCCGTTCCAACTCCTGCTGAACAGACCAAACCGCCTTCAGCCTCACAAGAGAGCGAGAACATtatcccccctcctcccccatcCCATCCAGCCCCCAAGCTAGACGATGCTATTTTCCCACCACCACCAATTTCTGGCATGGACGATGTGATGGCAAACCTGCCCCCTCCACCTCCAGAAGGCTTCCTGGAAGAGTTCCCCCCCTACCCGCCACCCCCATACCCCAGTGGAGCAGAGCAGGACAGCCTGGGAGAGGACACCTTTAACATGAAGGCACCTGAGGTCACTGGACAGGTTACTCTGCCACCG GGAAAGAGGACCAACTTGCGCAAGATTGGCTCTGAACGCATCGATCACAGCATGAGAGTGAAGTTCAACCCACTGGCTCTGCTGCTGGACTCTTCTCTGGAGGGAGAGTTTGACCTGGTCCAGAGAATCATCTATGAA GTGGAGGATCCCAGTCTGCCCAACGATGAAGGCATCACTGCTCTACACAATGCTGTCTGTGCCGGACACACAGAGATTGTCAAGTTTCTGGTTCAGTTTGGCGTCAATGTCAATGCTGCTGATAGTGACGGCTG GACACCTCTACATTGTGCTGCATCCTGCAACAATGTGCAAGTGTGCAAATTTCTGGTGGAGTCTGGTGCGGCTGTGTTTGCTATGACTTACAGCGACATGCAAACGGCAGCTGATAAATGTGAAGAGATGGAGGAGGGCTACACCCAGTGCTCTCAGTTCCTCTATG GTGTGCAAGAGAAAATGGGCATCATGAACAGAGGGGTGGTTTACGGTCTGTGGGACTACGGTGGCGAAAACCCAGATGAACTGTCGTTCCGCGAGGGAGACTGCATGACCATCATCCGCAGAGAAGACGAGGATGAGATCGAGTGGTGGTGGGCACGCATGGGCGACACCGAGGGGTACATTCCCCGAAACCTCCTAGGG CTCTACCCCAGAATAAAGCCAAGACAGAGAACCCTGGCTTGA